The Dictyoglomus sp. region TAGAAAATGAGAATAATTTCTATAGAAGAAACTAGAGAACTAGAAAGAAGGATAATAGAAGAGTTTAATATTCCCTCATTACTTCTTATGGAAAATGCAGGGGTATTTACTTACCATTTTATAAGAGACAGATTTAAAAATATTAAAAATTTAAAAATAGCAATTCTTTGTGGACCAGGAAACAATGGTGGAGATGCTTTAGTAATAGCAAGATATCTTTATATCAATGGAAATAGACCTGTTATTCTAACATATGCTTGGGAAAAAGGAATTTCTTCCTTATGCCAAATACAATATGAGATTTTAAAAAAATCTGGGCTAAGATTTTTATCTTTAATAGAAAATTGGAATTTAGCCAAAGATGCAGAAATAATAATAGATGGACTCTTTGGAATTGGTTTGAAAAAACCTTTGGATGAAAATTTGAAAAAGATTATTAGGGAGCTTAATAATTTAAATAAACCTATAATTTCTATAGATGTTCCAACAGGAATTGATGCAGACTCGGGAGATATTCTTGGAGAAGCCATAAAAGCAGATACTACAATTACCATGTTTTTTCCTAAAATTGGTTTTTTTAATTTAAATGCTGTAGATTACATTGGTAAAATAGTTATAAACCCATTGGGTTTTTCTCAAGAATTTTTAGAAAAATTTATTTCTTCAAAGGTGTTTTTAGTAGAAGAAAAAGAAGTTAAGAATTTTATTCCTTCTTTCTCTTTAAATGTTCATAAAGGAAGTAAAGGAAAAGTTTTAATTATAGGTGGATCAGTTCAATACACAGGCGCGCCAATTCTATCTGCAAAAGCTTCTTTGAGATCATCTTGTGGAATAGTTTATCTTGCTTTACCAGAATCTATAAGTAATATTCATAGATCTACAAATCCTGAAATAATATTTATTCCTCTTAAGGAGGAAATGGGTTTTATCTCAGAAGATAATGTTACCTTTATCTTAGATAAAATTGCGGAACTTGGAATTGATGCAATTGGTTTAGGTCCTGGGATAGGACTTTCTGAAACAACTCAGAGATTTGTTAGAGAACTTTCATTAAAATTATCTATACCCTTAGTAATTGATGCGGATGGTCTAACTGCAATTAAACCAATTCTCCATCGACTTAATAAAGGGAATATAATTCTCACACCCCATTTAGGAGAGATGTCTCGATTACTAGATATTTCCCTAGAAGAGATTCAAAGGAATAGATTTAAAATTTCTCAGGATTTTTCTAAGCGATATAATATTAACCTAATATTGAAGGGCCCATACTCTTTGAGTTCTTTTCCTGATGGTGAGATATATGTGAATCCTTTTGCTTCTCCACTTTTAGCCACAGCAGGATCGGGAGATGTTTTGACAGGAATTATTGTTAGTCTTTTAGCTCAAAATTTAGATATCAAGAAAGCATGTATTTTGGGAAACTATTTGCATTCCTTATCTGCTCTAGTTTTTAAAGAGAAGTATGGGGAAAGGGGACTTATTGCAGGGGATATTTTAGAGAATATACCTTTAGCTTATTCTCTTCTTGTCAAACTTTATTAAATATAGTAGAATTCTTATGAAACTTAAATTTTATAAGAAACTTCATGATAGGGAGGAGAAATAATGTCTGGACATTCTAAGTGGGCTAATATAAAACATAGAAAAGCAGCAGCAGATGCAAAAAAAGGAAAACTTTTCTCAAATTTGAGTAAGGAGATTATTATTGCAGTAAAACAAGGTGGAGGAAATCCTGAAACAAACCCACGACTAAGAGCTGCTATAGAGAGAGCTAAAGAGGCAAATATGCCAAAAGAAAATATTGAAAGAGCAATAAAAAGAGGGACAGGAGAAATTCCTGGTGCAACTTACGAAGAAGTAGTATATGAGGGGTATGGGCCTGGTGGTGTAGCTATTATGGTGGAGGTTGTAACTGATAATAAAAATAGAACTGCATCAGAGATTAGAAGAATATTTACAAAGCATGGAGGAAACTTAGGAGAAGCGGGTTGCGTATCCTGGATTTTTGAGGAAAAGGGAAGTATATTCATTGATAAAGATAGTGTAAAAGATGAGGATCAACTATTAAGTGATGCTTTAGAAGCAGGAGCAGAAGACGTGAAGATTGATCCTGATTCTATTGAAATAGTAACTTCTCCTCAAGATTTTTCTTCTGTTAAAAATATTCTAATAGAAAAGGGGTACAAAATTAATAGTGCTGAAATAACTAAAATTCCTAAAAATGTTGTTCCTGTACAAGATGAAGATGCAGAAAAGGTCTTAAAACTTATGGAAGAATTAGAAGATCATGATGATGTCCAGAAAACTTATGCTAATTTTGATATACCTGATGAAATATTGCAGGCATTATCTTAAATGCTGATATTAGGTGTTGATCCAGGAACGGCAATAATAGGCTTTGGCTTAATTGAGTCTAAAAAAGAAAAATTAAAAGTTTTAGAATATGGATATATCGCTACTCCTAAAAATTGGGATGTAGGTAAGAGATTAGATTATTTATACCAGGAGCTTTCTAATCTTATAGAAAAATATATTCCTGATGTGGTAGTAATGGAGAAGCTGTTTTTTTATAAAAATCTTAAAACTGCTATAAATGTTGCTCAGGCTCAAGGTATTATTCTGCTTTCTTCCTATCAGCATAATATTAAGACTTATGCTTTTACACCTTTAGAAGTTAAACAAATTATTGTTGGATATGGAAGAGCAACAAAAGAACAGGTTCAAATCATGGTAATGGAACTTCTAAAGCTTCCTGAAATGCCTAAACCTGATGATGTAGCAGATGCTTTAGCTTTGAGTATATGTTATTCCTTACTTTATGGGGATCAGAATTGAGTTTTTTAAATCATATTCAAGGGAAAATAATAGATGTTTCCAATAATTTCTTAATTCTCTCCTTAGGAGATATAAGTTTCAGAATAAAGGGCTCTAAAGAATTCCTTGAAGCTTTAAAAAGCAAAATAGGAGAGGAAATTAAGATATATATAAGTGAAATATTAGAAGAAAAAGAAATAAGCTTAATTGGATTTATAGATAAGGAAAAAAGGGACTTTTTTGAAGAGTTACTAAGCTTATCAGGAGTTGGGGTTAAGCTAGCATTAAGAATTGTTGAAAATATAACCTTACAAGAATGGAGAGTATCTTTAGAAAGTGACAATTGGGAGATACTAACTATTGTTCCTGGCATAGGAAAAAAACTGGCTCAAAGAATATTTTTCTCTGCCAAAAAGAGTCTACCTATAGAAGAAAGAGAAGAAAAAGTAGACATAGTTATGGAAGCTTTAAATAAATTAGGATATTCGAAAAAACAAGTTAATAAAATTTCAAGGGAGCTTTTGAAAGAAAAAGAGAAATCTCCTGAAGAATTATTAAAAATAGCTTTAGAGAAGCTCAGAAAGGAACTTTAGTATGAAAAAAATAGCAAATTTCTCCCTGACTCAAAGAGAACCTATTTTGGAAAATCTTCTTCGACCTCGCTATTTTTCTGAGTTTATAGGTCAGAAGAAAATAATTGAAAGATTAAGTTTGATTCTAAGAGCGGCAAAAGAAAGAAGAGAAGCAATGGATCATATACTTTTCTGTGGGCCTCCAGGACTTGGAAAAACTACATTAGCTTTAATTCTTGCTTTGGAACAAGGGGTTGATATTAAGATTATTTCTGCACCAGCTTTACAGAAATCGGGTGATTTAGTAGGGATTTTGACGTCTATACCCGAAAGAGGAATTCTTTTTATAGATGAAATTCACAGACTTTCTCCATTTCTTGAGGAGATTTTATATTCCGTAATGGAGGATTCTATAATTAGTATAATTACTGGAAAGGGTCCCTCTGCAAGAGTTTTAAAATTAAAACTTCCACCTATTACTATTGTGGGAGCTACTACAAGACCAGGTTTACTTAGCAATCCTCTAAGGGATAGATTTGGTTTTATTGGAAATCTTGATTTTTATTCCGATGAGGAAATTATGCAAATTCTAGAAAGGTCTCAAAGAATTTTGAATTTAGATCTTTCTTCATCTATATTAATGGAAATAGCAAAAAGATCTCGTGGAACCCCAAGAATTGCGAATAGATTATTAAAAAGGGTAAGAGATTACATCCAAGTAGAAAATAAAGAAAAGTTAAATGAAAATGAGGTTAAAGAGATATTAAAATTTCTTGGAATAGATGAGAAGGGATTAGATGAGACTGATAGAAAAATATTACTCGCTTTGAGAGATATTTTTAATGGAGGTCCGGTAGGAATAAAGACTTTATCAGAATTTTTAAATGAATCTCCTGAAACCTTAGAGGTTGTATATGAACCTTATCTTTTGAGATTAGGATTTATACAAAGAACTCCAAGGGGAAGAATAATAACTCCTGTAGGATTGTTACATCTTATTGAAAATAAAATATGAAAAAAGAGATTCTTTTTCATATATGTTGTTCAGTTTGCCTTGCTTATCCTCTAAAAAAAATGAGAGAGGAGGGATATATTGTTAAAGGATTCTGGTATAATCCTAATATTCATCCTTTTCAAGAATATAAGTTAAGATTAGAAGCTTTAAAGACTTTCTCTGGGCTTCAAAATCTTGAAATTATTTATGAAGATGATTATGATTTAGAGGGGTTTATAAGAGAGGTGGTGTTTAGAGAAAAGAACAGATGTGCTGTATGTTACTACATAAGATTAAGAAAAACTGCCCAAAAGACAAAAGAATTAGGAATTAAGAGTTTTTCAACTACGTTATTGGTGAGTCCCTATCAAAATCATGAACTTATAAAGAATGTTAGTGACTTATTAGCAAAGGAATTTAATTTAGAATTCTTTTATAAAGATTTTAGAGAGGGATATAAAGAGAGTATAAATATTATAAAGGAATTAAATCTTTACAGACAGAAATATTGTGGTTGTATTTATAGTGAAAAAGAAAGATTTTGGAAAGGAGTCAAAAAATGAAATATCATGTTTTCGTAAATCCTACTGCTAATCGAGGAAGGGGTAGAAAACTTTTTTCTTATATTAAAAGAATTTTGGAAAAAGAAAGATTTAATTTTAATATTGAGTTTACTAAGGGAAAGGAAGAAACAACGAGACAAGTAGAAAATGCCTTGGAAAAAGGAGCAGAAGTAATAGTTGCAGCAGGTGGTGACGGAACAGTAAATGAAGTTGTTAATGGATTAAAGGGAAGGGGGGTTTTAGGTATAATTCCTATAGGTAGAGGTAATGATATTGCTATATCGTTAAAAATTCCAAGAAATATTGAGAAAGCTATAAAGATCCTAAAGAATGGGAAATATTTTAAAATGGATTTAGGTTTAGTAGATGGAAGATACTTTGTAGGAATAACAGGAATGGGATTTGACGCAGAGGTAAATATATCAGCTAATAAATTAGCTTTAAAAGGACCGTTAGGTTATATTATTTCTGTTTTTACTACATTGAAAAGGTATCAAGCAAAAGAATGTGAAATTAGCTTTGATGGAAATAGATGGAAAGGAAAAATAACATTAGTGGCTGTTGGAAATACTAAGAATTATGCAGGAGGTATGAAGATACTACCTTATTCTTCTCTCGATGATGGATATTTTGATATTTGTCTTATTGAAAAGATATCTCCCTTTGAATTAATCTTGCATTTTCCTTTGATCTTTTTTGGTAAACACACAATAAATCCTCATGTTAAAATGTTTAGAGCAAAAGAGGTTAAGGTTGAAGGTCCCGATGATTTAATGGCTACAATGGATGGAGAGTTAATACCTGCAAAAAGACTAGTTTTAAAAAATTTACGCCAGTTTCAAAAAGTAATTGTAGGGAGATGATATTATGGCCTTCTTAGGAAAGTGGCTAATAGTCTTAGGTATAATTTTGGTTATTTTAGGTATATTTTTAGCTTATGGTTCAAAGATTTTACCTTTAGGGCGTCTTCCCGGAGATATTAGGATAGAGAGGAAAAATTTTGTCTTTTACTTTCCTATAACTACTTGCTTGCTTATAAGCTTAATTTTGACTTTAATTTTTAGTATTATTTTTTATATTAGGAAATGAAATATCTTCTTTTAATTTTTTTAGCTGTTTTTGTGTTAATATCTATTACTCCTTCTCAGGATATTCCTGTTATTAAAGTAGGACTTTTTAAAATAGATAAAGAAGTTTATTTTACGAAAGTAGGAGAAATTGTAAATTCTAGCATTCGAGTTGAAGTAGGAGGAGAGGGAGAATTTATTCTAAGAATTGAAAAAGGAAATGTAATTTTCAATTTTGGGAAAGATATTTTAGTATTGACATTACCCGTCTTTCTTTATCCTCAAAAAGATAAGTTAATTACTGTAAATTCAATGATATATAAAGGAATACTTGAAATAAATGAAAGTGGATGGATAATCAATATTTTAAATTTAGAAGATTATTTGATGGGAGTTATTCCCGTAGAAATGCCTGTATCTTATCCTTTAGAGGCATTAAAGGCACAAGCAGTATCAGCAAGAACTTACGCCTTATCTAATTTAAATAGACATAAAATCTTTGATCTTTGTGCTAATGTTCATTGCCAAGCTTATAAAGGAGTAAATTTTGAGAGGGAAAAGACAAATATAGCTGTGAAAGAGACTATTGGTGAGGTTATAACTTATAATGGTCGATTAATAAAAGCATTTTATCATTCTTCCTCTGGAGGAATAACAGAAAACTCTGAAGACGTATGGGGTGGATATTATCCTTATTTAAGAAGTGTTAAAGACGTAGAAGAACTTAATAACGATACTTGGATGGTTTTTCTTTCTCTTGAAGATATTAAAATAAAGCTTGCTAATATTAATTTGAATCTTCAAGAAGTTTTTTATATTGAACTAGAAAAAAGTTCTACAGGAAGGGTAAAAAATGTTATTATAAGAAATAATACTGAAAATTGGTTAATAAGAGGAACTCTTTGGAGAGAAATTTTTAACATTCCAAGTACTTTGTTTGATATAAAATTTGAAAATACAGGAATATATATATTGGGAAGAGGAATGGGACATGGAGTGGGACTTTCCCAAAAAGGAGCAAAATTTTTAGCTGAAAGGGGATTTAATTACAAAGAAATAATAAAATATTATTATAAAGGGGTAGAGATTCAAAAATGGTACTAAAATTGTCAGATTATGATTATTACTTACCTGAGGAATTAATAGCACAAGAGCCAGCAAATCCAAGAGACTCTTCAAGACTTATGGTAATTTCTAGAAAGACTGGAGAGATAAGCCTTCATATTTTTCGAGATATAAAGAATTTTTTAAGGACTGGAGATGTCTTAGTATTAAATGATACAAAAGTTATTCCTGCAAGAATTTATGGAAAAAAGGAAACAGGAGCAAAAATTGAAGTTTTACTATTAAAGAAAATAGGGGAAAGAGAGTATGAAGTTTTAATAAGGCCTGCTAAGAGGGCAAAAATAGGAGTAAAGATTTATTTTTCAGACGATATATATGGCGAAGTCATAGAAAGAAGAGAGGAAGGTGTTTTTATAATTAAATTTTCAACTGAGAATTTGGATGAGATTCTACCAGAAATAGGTAAGATTCCTCTCCCTCCATATATTAAAAAACCTTTGGATAATCCCGATAAATATCAAACTATATATGCGAAGAAAGCAGGTGCAGTGGCTGCTCCTACAGCAGGACTACACTTTACCGAAGAATTATTAAATTCTCTTAAAAATATGGGGGTAGAAATTCTTTACATCACTTTACATGTAGGATTAGGAACTTTTAAACCTGTTATTGTTGAAGATATAACAAAACATAAGTTAGATCCTGAATATTTTGAAATATCAGAAGAAACAGCAGAAAGAATTAATCTGGCAAAAAAAGAGAAGAGAAGGGTAATTGCAGTAGGAACAACGGTGACGAGGGTTTTAGAAGGGAATAGAGAAGATAATATACTAAAACCCGGAAAAGGACTAATTTCTCTTTTTATATATCCAGGTTTTGAATTTAAAATAATTGATGGGCTTATTACTAATTTTCATCTTCCAAAATCTACTTTGCTTATGTTAGTAGCTGCATTTATGGGATATGATCTTATGAAAAAAGCATATCAGAAGG contains the following coding sequences:
- a CDS encoding helix-hairpin-helix domain-containing protein, with translation MSFLNHIQGKIIDVSNNFLILSLGDISFRIKGSKEFLEALKSKIGEEIKIYISEILEEKEISLIGFIDKEKRDFFEELLSLSGVGVKLALRIVENITLQEWRVSLESDNWEILTIVPGIGKKLAQRIFFSAKKSLPIEEREEKVDIVMEALNKLGYSKKQVNKISRELLKEKEKSPEELLKIALEKLRKEL
- a CDS encoding NAD(P)H-hydrate dehydratase, giving the protein MRIISIEETRELERRIIEEFNIPSLLLMENAGVFTYHFIRDRFKNIKNLKIAILCGPGNNGGDALVIARYLYINGNRPVILTYAWEKGISSLCQIQYEILKKSGLRFLSLIENWNLAKDAEIIIDGLFGIGLKKPLDENLKKIIRELNNLNKPIISIDVPTGIDADSGDILGEAIKADTTITMFFPKIGFFNLNAVDYIGKIVINPLGFSQEFLEKFISSKVFLVEEKEVKNFIPSFSLNVHKGSKGKVLIIGGSVQYTGAPILSAKASLRSSCGIVYLALPESISNIHRSTNPEIIFIPLKEEMGFISEDNVTFILDKIAELGIDAIGLGPGIGLSETTQRFVRELSLKLSIPLVIDADGLTAIKPILHRLNKGNIILTPHLGEMSRLLDISLEEIQRNRFKISQDFSKRYNINLILKGPYSLSSFPDGEIYVNPFASPLLATAGSGDVLTGIIVSLLAQNLDIKKACILGNYLHSLSALVFKEKYGERGLIAGDILENIPLAYSLLVKLY
- the queA gene encoding tRNA preQ1(34) S-adenosylmethionine ribosyltransferase-isomerase QueA — encoded protein: MVLKLSDYDYYLPEELIAQEPANPRDSSRLMVISRKTGEISLHIFRDIKNFLRTGDVLVLNDTKVIPARIYGKKETGAKIEVLLLKKIGEREYEVLIRPAKRAKIGVKIYFSDDIYGEVIERREEGVFIIKFSTENLDEILPEIGKIPLPPYIKKPLDNPDKYQTIYAKKAGAVAAPTAGLHFTEELLNSLKNMGVEILYITLHVGLGTFKPVIVEDITKHKLDPEYFEISEETAERINLAKKEKRRVIAVGTTVTRVLEGNREDNILKPGKGLISLFIYPGFEFKIIDGLITNFHLPKSTLLMLVAAFMGYDLMKKAYQKAIEEKFRFYSFGDAMFIY
- a CDS encoding YebC/PmpR family DNA-binding transcriptional regulator codes for the protein MSGHSKWANIKHRKAAADAKKGKLFSNLSKEIIIAVKQGGGNPETNPRLRAAIERAKEANMPKENIERAIKRGTGEIPGATYEEVVYEGYGPGGVAIMVEVVTDNKNRTASEIRRIFTKHGGNLGEAGCVSWIFEEKGSIFIDKDSVKDEDQLLSDALEAGAEDVKIDPDSIEIVTSPQDFSSVKNILIEKGYKINSAEITKIPKNVVPVQDEDAEKVLKLMEELEDHDDVQKTYANFDIPDEILQALS
- the ruvC gene encoding crossover junction endodeoxyribonuclease RuvC; the encoded protein is MLILGVDPGTAIIGFGLIESKKEKLKVLEYGYIATPKNWDVGKRLDYLYQELSNLIEKYIPDVVVMEKLFFYKNLKTAINVAQAQGIILLSSYQHNIKTYAFTPLEVKQIIVGYGRATKEQVQIMVMELLKLPEMPKPDDVADALALSICYSLLYGDQN
- a CDS encoding epoxyqueuosine reductase QueH, giving the protein MKKEILFHICCSVCLAYPLKKMREEGYIVKGFWYNPNIHPFQEYKLRLEALKTFSGLQNLEIIYEDDYDLEGFIREVVFREKNRCAVCYYIRLRKTAQKTKELGIKSFSTTLLVSPYQNHELIKNVSDLLAKEFNLEFFYKDFREGYKESINIIKELNLYRQKYCGCIYSEKERFWKGVKK
- a CDS encoding SpoIID/LytB domain-containing protein is translated as MKYLLLIFLAVFVLISITPSQDIPVIKVGLFKIDKEVYFTKVGEIVNSSIRVEVGGEGEFILRIEKGNVIFNFGKDILVLTLPVFLYPQKDKLITVNSMIYKGILEINESGWIINILNLEDYLMGVIPVEMPVSYPLEALKAQAVSARTYALSNLNRHKIFDLCANVHCQAYKGVNFEREKTNIAVKETIGEVITYNGRLIKAFYHSSSGGITENSEDVWGGYYPYLRSVKDVEELNNDTWMVFLSLEDIKIKLANINLNLQEVFYIELEKSSTGRVKNVIIRNNTENWLIRGTLWREIFNIPSTLFDIKFENTGIYILGRGMGHGVGLSQKGAKFLAERGFNYKEIIKYYYKGVEIQKWY
- a CDS encoding DUF2905 domain-containing protein: MAFLGKWLIVLGIILVILGIFLAYGSKILPLGRLPGDIRIERKNFVFYFPITTCLLISLILTLIFSIIFYIRK
- the ruvB gene encoding Holliday junction branch migration DNA helicase RuvB, whose amino-acid sequence is MKKIANFSLTQREPILENLLRPRYFSEFIGQKKIIERLSLILRAAKERREAMDHILFCGPPGLGKTTLALILALEQGVDIKIISAPALQKSGDLVGILTSIPERGILFIDEIHRLSPFLEEILYSVMEDSIISIITGKGPSARVLKLKLPPITIVGATTRPGLLSNPLRDRFGFIGNLDFYSDEEIMQILERSQRILNLDLSSSILMEIAKRSRGTPRIANRLLKRVRDYIQVENKEKLNENEVKEILKFLGIDEKGLDETDRKILLALRDIFNGGPVGIKTLSEFLNESPETLEVVYEPYLLRLGFIQRTPRGRIITPVGLLHLIENKI
- a CDS encoding diacylglycerol kinase family lipid kinase produces the protein MKYHVFVNPTANRGRGRKLFSYIKRILEKERFNFNIEFTKGKEETTRQVENALEKGAEVIVAAGGDGTVNEVVNGLKGRGVLGIIPIGRGNDIAISLKIPRNIEKAIKILKNGKYFKMDLGLVDGRYFVGITGMGFDAEVNISANKLALKGPLGYIISVFTTLKRYQAKECEISFDGNRWKGKITLVAVGNTKNYAGGMKILPYSSLDDGYFDICLIEKISPFELILHFPLIFFGKHTINPHVKMFRAKEVKVEGPDDLMATMDGELIPAKRLVLKNLRQFQKVIVGR